A stretch of the Haloarcula ordinaria genome encodes the following:
- a CDS encoding sensor histidine kinase translates to MARQAGDGSSDAVTAADGSGSDCRPDSSDRQPLDVLKRRYVAKFALVLLLIVLFVSTAGAVSYVQTYSHLSAEATENLETRTERKAASVAEWRTSLEAHVRDYAAEGAFEADPTAVTQYLREATVTATGSVVELHYVDTSASDPRVVASTNASVTRTGIPRQSDWDTLAGEVTERGTAPSAVAVSGHTYERGGAQVLSFASPVRNGSGVLVLVASVAEQRRLLQVSDRETTVLLNASGAPVFEADAESPVLPVDESNVQAARAGVTTTDERDDDVLAYAPVADTPWVAVSSVEQSVLYHSAIEVRQTIVVLVGTALLSLSLAGVVFGKRAVTPLVDLRNRTEAMERGDLAVDLETDREDEIGRLYDSLDSMRDALREQIREAEDARRAAEQSNRELERQNERLEQFASTVSHDLRNPLTVARGRVELLEAAVESLDEPARSELAEHVEQIDHAHERIDAIIQDVLALAREGSVVEDPSPVSLRAIAEDAWESVDSGAATLTVTGDRTIVADRSRLLRVFENLFRNAIDHVGDDVVLEVGSLDDGFYVTDDGPGIPDEDVDDVFEYGYTTTEDGTGLGLSIVQTIAQAHGWRLFVDRPYEDGAMFVFADVVDEPAESDDPFE, encoded by the coding sequence ATGGCACGACAAGCGGGGGATGGGTCCTCTGACGCGGTGACTGCTGCGGATGGGTCGGGGAGCGACTGCCGTCCCGACTCGTCCGATAGACAACCGCTGGACGTCCTCAAGCGCCGGTACGTCGCGAAATTCGCGCTGGTGCTCCTCCTGATTGTCCTGTTCGTCTCGACTGCCGGCGCGGTGAGCTACGTCCAGACCTACAGCCACCTCTCGGCCGAGGCGACGGAGAACTTAGAGACTCGTACCGAGCGGAAGGCCGCCTCGGTCGCCGAGTGGCGGACGAGCCTCGAGGCCCACGTCCGCGACTACGCCGCCGAAGGCGCGTTCGAGGCCGACCCGACGGCGGTCACCCAGTACCTGCGAGAGGCGACGGTGACCGCGACCGGGTCTGTGGTCGAGCTGCACTACGTCGACACCTCGGCCAGCGACCCGCGTGTCGTCGCCAGCACGAACGCCTCCGTCACGCGGACGGGCATCCCGCGCCAGTCGGACTGGGACACGCTCGCCGGCGAGGTCACGGAGAGAGGCACCGCCCCGTCCGCCGTCGCGGTCTCCGGACACACGTACGAACGCGGCGGCGCGCAGGTGCTGTCGTTCGCCAGTCCAGTCCGGAACGGGTCGGGCGTGCTCGTCCTGGTCGCGTCCGTCGCGGAACAGCGTCGACTACTTCAGGTCTCCGACCGCGAGACGACGGTGCTACTGAACGCCTCCGGAGCGCCGGTGTTCGAGGCCGACGCCGAGTCACCGGTTCTGCCGGTCGACGAGTCGAACGTCCAGGCGGCGCGGGCCGGCGTCACGACGACTGACGAGCGCGACGACGACGTACTGGCGTACGCCCCGGTGGCGGACACTCCCTGGGTCGCGGTCAGTAGCGTCGAGCAGTCCGTGCTCTATCACTCGGCCATCGAGGTGCGCCAGACCATCGTGGTGCTCGTCGGCACGGCGCTCCTCTCGCTCTCGCTCGCCGGTGTCGTGTTCGGCAAGCGGGCCGTAACGCCGCTCGTCGACCTCCGGAACCGGACGGAGGCGATGGAGCGTGGCGACCTGGCGGTCGACCTCGAGACGGACCGTGAGGACGAAATCGGCCGCCTCTACGACTCACTCGACAGCATGCGCGACGCCCTGCGAGAGCAGATTCGAGAGGCGGAGGACGCCCGGCGGGCCGCCGAGCAGTCGAACCGGGAACTGGAACGACAGAATGAGCGGCTCGAGCAGTTCGCCTCGACGGTGAGCCACGACCTCCGGAACCCGCTGACCGTGGCCCGTGGGCGGGTCGAACTGCTCGAAGCGGCGGTCGAATCACTGGACGAGCCCGCGCGGAGCGAACTCGCGGAGCACGTCGAGCAGATCGACCACGCCCACGAGCGAATCGACGCGATAATCCAGGACGTGCTGGCGCTCGCTCGCGAGGGTAGCGTCGTCGAGGACCCGTCTCCCGTCTCACTCAGAGCCATCGCCGAGGACGCGTGGGAGTCCGTCGACAGCGGAGCGGCGACACTCACCGTCACTGGTGACCGGACTATCGTCGCCGACCGGTCGCGGCTGCTCCGGGTGTTCGAGAACCTCTTCCGCAACGCCATCGACCACGTGGGTGACGATGTCGTGCTGGAGGTCGGGAGCCTCGACGACGGCTTCTACGTCACCGACGACGGGCCCGGAATCCCGGACGAGGACGTCGACGATGTCTTCGAGTACGGATACACGACCACCGAGGACGGCACCGGCCTCGGCCTCTCTATCGTCCAGACTATCGCGCAGGCCCACGGCTGGCGGCTCTTCGTCGACAGGCCCTACGAGGACGGGGCCATGTTCGTCTTCGCCGACGTGGTCGACGAGCCCGCCGAGTCCGACGACCCGTTCGAGTGA
- a CDS encoding AI-2E family transporter has protein sequence MASYDVDVDWPRAFWIGFGAVLAAVLLFVLYSFIGTFVFGVFLYYATRPLYRRIYGRIRQRTLAAIISLSLLALPIIILLYYTIAIALQEFGRFAESAEFGPIEEYASPYVNVSEVVQNPQALVDSAGGTGVFVDSATQLLDFLGLVGTGLIHGFVMLAFAFYMLRDGGRFAEWCKNYLDHRGNLDRYFAEVDRSFDRVFYGNILNAIVTGAIGAIAFSLVDAVAPAGLSVPYPALTGLLAGAASLIPIIGMKIVYVPMAGFLAVEAGLQGEGWWFVALFVVVALVVVDTIPDLIIRPYVSGGGSLKIGPLGTKPDQFEDQPGLHTGTLMFAYILGPFLFGWYGIFLAPMILVLVVHFARFVLPELLQGRPIKPGAVDPTNLAGTEADLLENDSASDQTDETGPSSKSSGGPRATGDPASE, from the coding sequence ATGGCCTCTTACGACGTCGACGTAGACTGGCCCCGGGCCTTCTGGATCGGCTTCGGGGCCGTCTTGGCGGCTGTCCTCCTGTTCGTCCTCTACTCGTTCATCGGGACGTTCGTCTTCGGGGTGTTCCTCTACTACGCGACACGTCCCCTCTACCGGCGCATCTACGGGCGCATCCGTCAGCGGACGCTCGCGGCTATCATCTCGCTGTCGCTGCTCGCCCTCCCGATAATCATACTTCTGTACTACACTATCGCCATCGCGCTCCAGGAGTTCGGTCGCTTCGCCGAGTCGGCGGAGTTCGGCCCGATAGAAGAGTACGCCTCCCCGTACGTCAACGTCTCCGAAGTCGTCCAGAACCCGCAGGCGCTCGTCGATAGCGCCGGTGGTACCGGCGTGTTCGTCGACTCAGCCACGCAGCTGCTCGATTTTCTCGGCCTCGTCGGAACCGGGCTCATCCACGGCTTCGTCATGCTGGCGTTCGCGTTCTACATGCTCCGGGACGGCGGCCGGTTCGCCGAGTGGTGCAAGAACTATCTGGACCACCGGGGCAACCTGGACCGGTACTTCGCCGAGGTGGACCGCAGTTTCGACCGCGTGTTCTACGGGAACATCCTCAACGCCATCGTGACGGGAGCCATCGGTGCCATCGCGTTCAGTCTGGTCGACGCCGTTGCACCGGCCGGCCTCTCGGTTCCCTACCCGGCGCTGACAGGCTTGCTCGCCGGGGCGGCCAGTCTCATCCCCATCATCGGGATGAAGATCGTCTACGTTCCGATGGCCGGCTTCCTCGCGGTCGAGGCAGGCCTCCAGGGTGAGGGGTGGTGGTTCGTCGCCCTGTTCGTCGTCGTCGCGCTCGTCGTCGTCGACACGATTCCGGACCTCATCATCCGGCCGTACGTCTCGGGCGGCGGGTCGCTGAAAATCGGGCCGTTGGGGACGAAACCCGACCAGTTCGAGGACCAACCCGGCCTGCATACGGGGACGCTGATGTTCGCGTACATCCTGGGACCGTTCCTGTTCGGGTGGTACGGCATCTTCCTGGCCCCGATGATTCTCGTCCTGGTGGTGCACTTCGCGCGGTTCGTCCTGCCGGAGCTTTTACAGGGGAGACCCATCAAGCCAGGTGCCGTCGACCCGACGAATCTCGCGGGGACGGAGGCGGACCTGCTGGAGAACGATTCAGCGAGCGACCAGACAGACGAGACGGGGCCGAGTTCGAAGAGTAGCGGTGGCCCGCGAGCGACAGGCGACCCAGCCAGCGAGTGA
- a CDS encoding PadR family transcriptional regulator, which produces MHDLTGFQRDLLYVISGREEPHGLAIKEELEAYYEKEIHHGRLYPNLDTLVDKGLVEKGQRDRRTNFYTLTRRGRREIDARREWEDQYVEL; this is translated from the coding sequence ATGCACGACCTCACAGGATTCCAGCGAGACCTCCTCTACGTCATCTCCGGGAGAGAAGAACCACACGGCCTCGCGATAAAGGAAGAACTGGAAGCGTACTACGAGAAAGAGATTCACCACGGTCGACTCTACCCGAACCTGGACACGCTCGTCGACAAGGGCCTCGTCGAGAAGGGGCAGCGCGACCGTCGGACCAACTTCTACACGCTGACTCGCCGCGGCCGTCGCGAAATCGACGCCCGACGCGAGTGGGAAGACCAGTACGTCGAGCTCTGA
- a CDS encoding amphi-Trp domain-containing protein — protein sequence MPEEVLFESERKMDRGAVAEYLRTLADNLDTGSDVTLRAGDQSVTLHPPSHVEFEVKAEREGPADGDGELSIEVELEWPENPSDDALEIE from the coding sequence ATGCCCGAAGAAGTGCTTTTCGAGAGCGAACGGAAGATGGACCGAGGCGCCGTCGCGGAGTACCTCCGAACCCTCGCCGACAACCTGGACACGGGGTCCGACGTCACCCTCCGAGCTGGCGACCAGTCGGTGACGCTCCACCCGCCGTCACACGTCGAGTTCGAGGTCAAAGCGGAACGCGAGGGGCCCGCCGACGGCGACGGCGAACTGAGTATCGAGGTCGAACTGGAGTGGCCGGAGAACCCCAGCGACGACGCACTCGAAATCGAGTGA
- a CDS encoding DUF7117 family protein: MKVRGERECQDCGTRWSYYETGSISCPECESVHSVGVGDRTRHTDSPVRLDLTPVRNRIDADATRDVATAAAERCREYTRQRGFIDAGALQTLDETFAAAVVLQYVGSHVARELRVTDDEELYFLALLSGADQGERPGVDELPSSLRVPFGLAVAHAVEAYQRDVRTYLNDDEDETARRLSGRIRDHRKRIEALDGDVDPADANRLLHAARDLGRFVAGEESAYVTADNWLTGIGGSVT; encoded by the coding sequence ATGAAAGTGCGTGGCGAACGGGAGTGTCAGGACTGCGGGACGCGCTGGTCGTACTACGAGACGGGGAGCATCTCGTGCCCGGAGTGTGAGAGCGTCCACAGCGTCGGCGTCGGCGACCGGACGCGGCATACGGACTCGCCAGTGAGGCTCGACCTGACGCCCGTCCGGAACCGCATCGACGCCGACGCGACGCGGGACGTCGCGACCGCCGCGGCCGAACGGTGCCGGGAGTACACGCGACAGCGCGGCTTCATCGACGCCGGCGCCCTCCAGACGCTCGACGAGACGTTCGCCGCCGCCGTCGTCCTCCAGTACGTGGGCTCGCACGTGGCCCGCGAGCTGCGAGTCACCGACGACGAGGAGCTGTACTTCCTGGCGCTCCTCTCGGGGGCCGACCAGGGTGAGCGGCCCGGCGTCGACGAGCTGCCGTCCTCGCTCCGGGTCCCGTTCGGTCTGGCCGTTGCCCACGCCGTCGAAGCCTACCAGCGTGACGTCCGAACCTATCTCAACGACGACGAGGACGAGACGGCGCGACGGCTCTCCGGGCGAATCCGTGACCACCGAAAGCGAATCGAGGCGCTCGACGGCGACGTGGACCCGGCCGACGCCAACCGACTGCTCCACGCGGCGCGTGACCTGGGTCGGTTCGTCGCCGGCGAGGAGAGCGCCTACGTCACCGCGGACAACTGGCTCACCGGCATCGGCGGGTCAGTCACCTGA
- a CDS encoding NUDIX hydrolase has protein sequence MPSLAAFADRPVLTRRVTRETDASGLRALRDRGDRDLVWAVGALVEDDANRLLLVYEDDRWKLPGGGVEAGETRSEAVRREILEETGVECRVDDLAAVTEVTVTHGEARETFFFGTYRATPESLITADDPGLDGEDIERVAWRESVPEACLDRDLVARLRASGD, from the coding sequence ATGCCCTCGCTCGCAGCGTTCGCGGACCGACCGGTTCTCACCCGGCGCGTCACGCGCGAGACGGACGCGTCGGGCCTGCGGGCACTCCGTGACCGGGGTGACCGCGACCTGGTCTGGGCCGTCGGTGCGCTGGTCGAGGACGACGCGAACCGGCTCTTGCTCGTCTACGAGGACGACCGCTGGAAGCTCCCCGGCGGCGGTGTCGAAGCCGGCGAAACGCGCAGCGAAGCCGTCCGTCGAGAAATTCTAGAGGAGACCGGCGTCGAGTGTCGCGTCGACGACCTCGCGGCGGTGACTGAAGTAACGGTGACTCACGGTGAAGCGCGCGAGACGTTCTTCTTCGGGACCTACCGGGCGACGCCCGAGTCATTGATCACGGCCGACGACCCGGGCCTCGATGGCGAAGACATCGAGCGGGTCGCCTGGCGGGAGTCGGTCCCCGAAGCGTGTCTGGACCGCGACCTGGTGGCCCGGCTCCGTGCGTCAGGTGACTGA
- a CDS encoding bifunctional methylenetetrahydrofolate dehydrogenase/methenyltetrahydrofolate cyclohydrolase encodes MTEIIDGDALAQSVRDGLAESIDQLDDAGVRPSLATVLMSDDPASETYVSMKQRDCEEVGIEAIDIEIDPETDATKLYDTIDELNADENVNGILVQMPVPDHVDDRQVLRAIDPLKDVDGFHPENVGRLVAGNARYKPCTPHGIQKLIESAGVDTEGKDAVVVGRSDIVGKPMANLLIQKAPGGNATTTVCHSRTKDLAAKTREADIVIAAAGVPEMVDGDMLGEGATVIDVGINRVEADTEKGYELVGDVDFESAKDVAGAITPVPGGVGPMTRAMLLYNTVKAASLQHDVDVDLP; translated from the coding sequence ATGACCGAGATTATCGACGGCGACGCACTGGCCCAGTCGGTCCGTGACGGCCTCGCCGAGAGTATCGACCAGCTCGACGATGCGGGCGTCAGGCCGTCGCTCGCGACGGTGCTGATGTCCGATGACCCCGCGAGCGAGACGTACGTCTCGATGAAGCAGCGCGACTGCGAGGAGGTCGGAATCGAGGCCATCGACATCGAGATCGATCCCGAGACCGACGCAACCAAGCTGTACGATACCATCGACGAACTGAACGCCGACGAGAACGTCAACGGCATCCTCGTCCAGATGCCCGTCCCGGACCACGTCGACGATCGACAGGTGCTCCGGGCCATCGACCCGCTGAAGGACGTCGACGGCTTCCACCCCGAGAACGTCGGCCGCCTCGTCGCGGGGAACGCGCGGTACAAGCCCTGCACGCCCCACGGCATCCAGAAGCTCATCGAGTCGGCCGGCGTCGACACCGAGGGTAAAGACGCCGTCGTCGTCGGGCGCTCCGACATCGTCGGCAAGCCGATGGCGAACCTCCTCATCCAGAAGGCCCCAGGCGGCAACGCGACGACGACGGTGTGTCACTCCCGGACGAAGGACCTCGCGGCGAAAACGCGCGAGGCGGACATCGTCATTGCGGCGGCTGGCGTCCCAGAGATGGTCGATGGCGACATGCTCGGCGAGGGCGCGACGGTCATCGACGTCGGTATCAACCGTGTCGAGGCGGATACCGAGAAGGGGTACGAGCTGGTGGGCGACGTCGACTTCGAGAGCGCGAAGGACGTCGCCGGTGCCATCACGCCGGTGCCCGGTGGCGTCGGTCCGATGACGCGCGCGATGCTGCTGTACAACACGGTCAAGGCGGCCAGCCTGCAGCACGACGTCGACGTCGACCTGCCCTGA
- the glyA gene encoding serine hydroxymethyltransferase codes for MTYDTVRETDPAVADALEGERARQNDTLAMIASENHVSEAVLEAQSSELTNKYAEGYPGSRYYGGCEFADDVEQLAIDRAKALWGADHVNVQPHSGSQANMGVYLAVLDPGDKILSLDLTHGGHLSHGHPANFAGQVYEVEQYEVDEETGYIDYDALKEKAEAFEPDIIVSGYSAYPREVDFGRIQEAADAVDAYHLADIAHITGLVAAGVHESPVGVADFVTGSTHKTIRAGRGGIIMCDEEYADDVDSAVFPGSQGGPLMHNVAGKAVGFGEALEPEFEAYAAQTVDNAKALGERLQEHGLELVSDGTDNHLVLIDLRPSHPDTTGKDVEAALEDAGIVLNANTVPGETRSAFNPSGIRAGTPALTTRGFDEETCREVADLIYEVVDAPEDETVVAEVSERVDELTDEYPLYD; via the coding sequence ATGACCTACGACACAGTCCGCGAGACGGACCCTGCTGTCGCAGACGCGCTGGAGGGCGAGCGCGCCCGCCAGAACGACACGCTGGCGATGATCGCGAGCGAGAACCACGTCAGCGAGGCGGTCCTCGAAGCCCAGAGTTCCGAACTGACGAACAAGTACGCCGAGGGCTATCCCGGCTCGCGATACTACGGCGGCTGTGAGTTCGCCGACGACGTCGAGCAACTGGCCATCGACCGTGCCAAGGCGCTGTGGGGTGCCGACCACGTCAACGTCCAGCCCCACTCGGGCTCGCAGGCGAACATGGGTGTCTACCTCGCCGTGCTCGACCCCGGCGACAAGATTCTCTCGCTGGACCTGACCCACGGCGGCCACCTCTCGCACGGCCACCCGGCGAACTTCGCCGGCCAGGTCTACGAGGTCGAGCAGTACGAGGTCGACGAGGAGACGGGCTACATCGACTACGACGCTCTGAAAGAGAAAGCCGAGGCGTTCGAGCCGGACATCATCGTCTCGGGCTACTCGGCGTACCCGCGCGAGGTCGACTTCGGGCGCATCCAGGAAGCCGCCGACGCCGTGGACGCCTACCACCTCGCCGACATCGCGCACATCACTGGTCTGGTCGCCGCCGGCGTCCACGAGTCGCCCGTCGGCGTCGCTGACTTCGTCACCGGGTCGACGCACAAGACTATCCGCGCCGGCCGCGGCGGCATCATCATGTGTGACGAGGAGTACGCCGACGACGTCGACTCGGCTGTCTTCCCCGGTTCGCAAGGCGGCCCGCTGATGCACAACGTCGCCGGCAAGGCCGTCGGCTTCGGCGAAGCGCTCGAACCCGAGTTCGAGGCGTACGCCGCACAGACCGTCGACAACGCGAAGGCCCTCGGCGAGCGACTCCAGGAGCACGGCCTCGAACTCGTCTCGGACGGCACCGACAACCATCTGGTCCTCATCGACCTGCGTCCCTCGCACCCCGACACGACGGGCAAGGACGTGGAGGCCGCACTCGAGGACGCCGGCATCGTCCTGAACGCCAACACGGTCCCTGGCGAGACGCGCTCCGCGTTCAACCCATCGGGCATCCGCGCCGGGACGCCCGCGCTGACGACCCGTGGATTCGACGAGGAGACCTGCCGCGAGGTCGCAGACCTCATCTACGAGGTCGTCGACGCTCCGGAGGACGAAACCGTCGTCGCCGAGGTCAGCGAGCGTGTCGACGAGCTCACCGACGAGTACCCGCTGTACGACTGA
- the tbsP gene encoding transcriptional regulator TbsP, with translation MSTNLLQDDIGTILTSVFDAGETLYVVNPSGETISEFITTLEDSSAHPEVRMLAEERVLKDIMDDFILASTAADLIEAETLALRLLADGPNHSIAVTSDEVYALVTVGDSVAGLGTDDDEFVGDVFGFYADVWDDAEAFSLRTPPLSLVQETLESDIGSETAADFDAVLGSLATARGDGDGLDEVTIALLVAAKNGELLYDISKWGEDIGLASKATFSRTKTKLEDMGLIDTEKVPIDVGRPRLRLMLGDERLKGADTDDLASITQSILAA, from the coding sequence ATGAGTACAAATCTGCTACAGGACGACATCGGAACCATCCTCACGTCCGTCTTCGACGCGGGTGAGACACTGTACGTCGTCAATCCCTCCGGGGAGACGATCTCCGAGTTCATCACGACGCTGGAGGATAGTTCGGCCCACCCCGAAGTCCGGATGCTCGCCGAGGAACGGGTCCTGAAAGATATCATGGACGACTTCATCCTGGCCAGCACCGCCGCCGACCTCATCGAGGCCGAGACGCTCGCACTGCGACTGCTGGCGGACGGCCCGAACCACTCGATCGCAGTGACGAGCGACGAGGTGTACGCGCTCGTCACCGTCGGAGACTCCGTCGCGGGCCTGGGGACGGACGACGACGAATTCGTCGGCGACGTCTTCGGGTTCTACGCGGACGTCTGGGACGACGCCGAGGCGTTCTCGCTCCGAACACCGCCGCTCTCGCTCGTCCAGGAGACGCTGGAGTCCGACATCGGCTCCGAGACGGCCGCCGACTTCGACGCGGTGCTCGGGTCGCTCGCGACCGCTCGCGGTGACGGTGACGGCCTGGACGAGGTGACAATCGCGCTCCTGGTCGCCGCGAAGAACGGCGAACTGCTGTACGACATCAGCAAGTGGGGGGAGGACATCGGCCTCGCGAGCAAGGCGACGTTCTCGCGGACGAAGACGAAGCTCGAGGACATGGGCCTCATCGACACCGAGAAGGTCCCCATCGACGTGGGCCGTCCGCGCCTCCGCCTCATGCTCGGCGACGAACGGCTGAAAGGGGCCGACACCGACGACCTGGCGAGTATCACCCAGAGTATCCTGGCGGCGTAA